From the Euphorbia lathyris chromosome 6, ddEupLath1.1, whole genome shotgun sequence genome, one window contains:
- the LOC136232617 gene encoding pentatricopeptide repeat-containing protein At3g14730, with amino-acid sequence MKKIGLFFKISISKRSASSFHFSTSSPTYPPYCLTSCSESLRQFGLEKSLRKGQQLHAQMLTTGLSACSPTFTTALISLYAKCNQMNQALLVFNSSPDCDRNVFMYNTIIFGFVSNGLARDGLEVYREMRKVGVLPDKVTFPCLIKGFCEVMEVCEVKKIHGLVFKLGAESDVFVGSALVSCYLKFEFTDEAHKLFNEMADRDVILWNSMVNGCAQIGKINETWEVFRRMRKEGIPLGGFTYTGVLSVFALARDFNKGRVVHGLVIKTGFGSCVPVCNALIDVYGKCNFFASALEIFEVMDGRDIFSWNSIISVNEQSNDPNETLRLFNRMLSDGFHPDLVTITKVLPACSRLAALMHGREIHRYVIVNGLDKAGNSEYINNVLLNNAIIDMYAKCGSLRDAQSVFNEINCKDVASWNIMIMGYGMHGFVTQALHMFSSMCDAGHKPSEVTFLGVLSACSHAGFVSEGQEFIRLMKLKYGMDPTIEHYACIIDMLGRAGQLEDAYKLACTMPVKAESVVWRTLLAACQLHGNVDLAELAAEQVFELEPGCCGNYVLMSNVYTAVGQYGEVLDVRHQMRQQNVNKAPGCSWIELKNGRHTFIAGDQTHPEANRIYSTLYILTSCLHEQGHMPNL; translated from the coding sequence ATGAAGAAAATTGGTCTTTTCTTCAAGATCTCAATCAGCAAACGATCTGCATCTTCCTTTCACTTTTCTACCTCATCACCAACATACCCACCTTATTGTCTTACCTCCTGCTCAGAGTCTCTTCGACAATTTGGGCTTGAGAAGAGCTTAAGAAAAGGTCAACAGCTACATGCCCAGATGCTCACTACTGGTCTTTCAGCTTGTTCTCCTACGTTCACCACTGCCCTCATAAGTCTGTATGCTAAATGCAACCAAATGAACCAAGCCCTTCTGGTCTTTAATAGCTCTCCAGATTGTGATCGTAATGTTTTTATGTACAATACTATTATTTTTGGGTTTGTTTCAAATGGCCTTGCTCGAGATGGGTTGGAAGTTTATAGGGAAATGAGAAAGGTGGGCGTTTTGCCAGATAAAGTTACATTTCCATGTTTGATTAAGGGGTTTTGCGAGGTTATGGAAGTTTGCGAGGTAAAAAAGATTCATGGCTTGGTGTTTAAACTTGGAGCAGAGTCGGATGTGTTTGTGGGTAGTGCTTTAGTTAGTTGTTATTTGAAATTTGAATTCACAGATGAGGCACATAAGCTGTTCAATGAAATGGCGGATAGGGATGTTATCTTGTGGAATTCCATGGTTAATGGGTGTGCGCAGATTGGTAAGATCAATGAAACATGGGAGGTTTTTAGGAGAATGAGGAAAGAGGGGATTCCACTGGGTGGATTTACGTATACTGGCGTCTTATCAGTCTTTGCTTTGGCGAGGGATTTTAATAAAGGGAGGGTGGTTCATGGATTGGTGATAAAAACTGGGTTTGGTTCGTGTGTTCCAGTTTGCAATGCGCTGATTGATGTGTATGGGAAGTGCAATTTTTTTGCTTCTGCATTGGAGATTTTTGAAGTGATGGATGGGAGGGATATTTTTTCATGGAATTCGATTATATCTGTAAATGAACAGTCCAATGATCCTAATGAAACTTTGAGGCTTTTTAATAGGATGTTAAGTGATGGTTTTCACCCTGATTTGGTTACAATTACGAAAGTTCTTCCTGCATGTTCTCGATTGGCTGCATTGATGCATGGGAGAGAGATCCATCGCTATGTTATTGTTAACGGATTGGATAAGGCTGGAAATAGCGAATATATCAATAATGTACTTCTGAATAATGCCATCATAGACATGTATGCAAAATGTGGGAGTTTGAGAGATGCTCAATCAGTTTTTAATGAAATAAACTGTAAGGATGTTGCATCATGGAATATAATGATTATGGGCTATGGTATGCATGGTTTTGTTACTCAGGCATTACATATGTTTTCGAGTATGTGTGATGCAGGGCATAAGCCTAGTGAAGTTACATTTCTGGGTGTCTTGTCAGCTTGCAGCCATGCAGGTTTTGTGAGTGAGGGCCAGGAGTTTATCAGGCTAATGAAATTGAAATATGGCATGGATCCGACCATAGAGCATTATGCTTGCATCATTGACATGCTTGGTCGGGCTGGACAGCTTGAGGATGCTTACAAGTTGGCATGCACAATGCCAGTTAAGGCCGAGTCTGTTGTATGGAGAACATTGTTGGCAGCGTGTCAACTCCATGGTAATGTGGATCTTGCTGAGCTTGCAGCAGAACAAGTATTTGAGCTGGAGCCTGGTTGTTGTGGTAATTATGTTTTAATGTCAAATGTTTATACAGCTGTTGGTCAATATGGAGAAGTATTGGATGTTAGGCACCAAATGCGGCAACAAAATGTGAACAAAGCACCAGGATGCAGTTGGATTGAACTAAAAAACGGGAGGCATACTTTTATTGCAGGGGATCAGACACATCCTGAAGCTAATCGTATTTATTCGACGTTGTATATATTGACATCCTGTCTGCATGAGCAAGGCCATATGCCAAATCTCTAG
- the LOC136232621 gene encoding UDP-N-acetylglucosamine transferase subunit ALG14 yields MEGKGGCCLSVSLVIIISFVFIAIVRFIYVVYQTGKPLRPKSLKPMSTLVVLGSGGHTAEMINVLSALQKDKFMPRFYIAAATDNMSLQKARVLEDSLIDETGSHGVSAKFFQIYRSREVGQSYITSIGTTLIATAHALSLMIKIRPQVILCNGPGTCVPLCVIAFLFKVLGIRWSTVFYVESIARVRRLSLSGLLLYKLRIADQFYVQWPQLQTEYPRVQYVGCLM; encoded by the exons ATGGAAGGAAAAGGTGGTTGCTGTTTGTCGGTTTCTCTTGTTATTATCATCAGCTTTGTATTCATTGCAATTGTTCGCTTTATCTATGTGGTTTATCAAACTGGTAAACCATTGCGCCCTAAGTCCCTGAAGCCTATGAGCACTTTAGTTGTTTTGGGTTCAG GGGGGCACACTGCAGAGATGATTAATGTCTTGTCTGCGCTGCAGAAGGATAAGTTTATGCCTAGATTTTATATTGCAGCCGCAACAGATAATATGAGTCTACAAAAAGCTCGTGTCTTAGAAGACTCATTGATTGATGAG ACTGGGAGCCATGGGGTTTCTGCAAAGTTCTTTCAGATCTATCGAAGCAGGGAAGTTGGCCAGTCATATATAACATCAATTGGCACAACTTTAATTGCCACGGCTCATGCATTGTCACTGATGATTAAAATCAGACCCCAAGTG ATTCTTTGCAATGGTCCAGGAACTTGTGTCCCTCTTTGTGTAATTGCATTCCTATTCAAG GTGTTAGGGATAAGATGGTCAACTGTTTTTTACGTTGAGAGCATAGCAAGAGTTAGAAGGCTCTCTTTAAGTGGTTTGCTTCTATATAAGTTGCGTATCGCAGATCAGTTTTACGTGCAGTGGCCACAATTACAGACAGAATATCCTCGAGTTCAGTATGTTGGTTGTCTCATGTAA
- the LOC136232620 gene encoding probable purine permease 10: protein MGDAPQPVQLLIMDEEYKEPKPREVSSTIPQRRNYNWWLKISLYIISLLCGQSIALILGRLYFVKGGNSKWLATLVQIIGFPVLIPYYFIIKVKKPDPNTKSPSLLTLSAIYLTFGMLIAADCYLYTIGLQYLPVSTYTLICASQLSFNSFFSYFLNSQKFTPFIINSLVLLTISSVLLVFNNESSDPNGVSRVKYIIGFVCTVAASAGYGLVMSLTQLCFTKVLKSRTFNIVMGLIIYQQVVASGAVMVGLFASGEWRGLGKEMEGYQLGKVSYVMNLVWTAITWQVFTIGCVGLIFEVTSLFSNAISVLGLPIVPVMAVFVFHDKMDGVKVISMVLAVWGFVSYVYQHYLDDYKSKEEENAIQISVSRREMNERL from the exons ATGGGAGATGCTCCACAACCAGTTCAACTTCTAATTATGG ATGAGGAATACAAAGAACCAAAACCAAGAGAAGTGAGTTCAACAATTCCACAAAGAAGAAACTACAACTGGTGGCTGAAAATATCTCTATACATCATTTCCCTGCTCTGTGGGCAGTCAATAGCTCTTATCTTAGGCAGACTGTATTTTGTTAAAGGTGGAAACAGCAAATGGCTGGCAACATTAGTTCAAATCATAGGCTTCCCAGTTCTCATCCCATACTACTTCATTATCAAAGTGAAAAAACCAGACCCTAACACTAAATCTCCATCTCTTTTAACCCTTTCAGCAATTTATCTAACCTTTGGAATGCTCATAGCAGCAGATTGTTACCTCTATACAATTGGATTACAATACCTTCCCGTATCAACTTACACACTCATTTGTGCATCTCAGTTGAGCTTCAATTCGTTCTTCTCCTATTTCCTAAATTCCCAGAAGTTCACCCCATTTATAATCAACTCCCTAGTTCTTCTAACAATCTCCTCTGTGTTACTGGTATTCAATAACGAATCGTCAGACCCGAACGGAGTCTCTAGAGTCAAGTATATAATTGGTTTCGTATGCACAGTTGCTGCTTCAGCTGGTTATGGATTGGTGATGTCTCTAACACAGCTTTGTTTCACTAAGGTATTGAAAAGTCGGACATTTAACATAGTGATGGGTTTGATAATCTATCAGCAAGTAGTTGCAAGTGGTGCTGTAATGGTGGGACTTTTTGCCAGTGGAGAATGGAGGGGTTTAGGAAAAGAGATGGAAGGTTATCAACTAGGGAAGGTTTCTTATGTGATGAATTTGGTTTGGACTGCTATAACTTGGCAGGTATTTACAATTGGATGTGTTGGGTTGATTTTTGAGGTCACTTCTTTGTTCTCAAATGCTATAAGTGTATTGGGTTTGCCTATTGTTCCAGTTATGGCTGTGTTTGTTTTCCATGATAAAATGGATGGTGTAAAAGTTATTTCTATGGTGTTGGCTGTGTGGGGATTTGTGTCCTATGTCTATCAGCACTACTTGGATGATTATAAATccaaggaagaagaaaatgccATTCAAATTTCTGTAAGTAGGAGAGAGATGAATGAAAGATTGTAA